Part of the Corynebacterium canis genome is shown below.
CAGCGTCCGCGGAGCCGGAGGAGGCGAGGGCACCGAGTACTAGGCCGCCAGCGATCAGGGTCACCAGTGCGGCCGCGCCGCCACCGGAGCTACCCGTGTCACCACCGAAATCGAGGGAGCCGATGTAGCCACCGACGCCACCGCCACCGCCGCCGCCATTGCCGCAAGGATCGTGGTCGACCAGGGTGACGCGCACGGTTTGGGCGCGATCGTTGATATCGGTGTGTTCAGCGATCAGCCTGCCGTTTTCATCGTAGGCCCATTCGAAGACCACGAGGTACTTGCCGGCGTATCCTTCGGGCACCACGAATTCAACCTTGACTTCGCCGTCGGGAGCTTCGGGCACGAATTCCTGTTCGGCCTTAATGCCGGTGCCTTCGCCGGTTTCCTTATCCATAAGCTCGCCCTTGACCACGTACTTGCGGCCGACGATCAAGCCGGAGTATTTCACGACGTCGACAATCGTGCCGCCGTTCGCGGAGAGCATCCGGTCCGCATCGCATTGGTCGGTGGCGGAGGTTGCAATGTGCACCTCCGTGCCTTCCCAGCGGATCACAAACTCCTCGATCTTGCGCACCACATCGTTGTGGGTCACGATCAAGGTTTGGCCGTGGCTGCCGTCTTCCTTCGGGGTAACAACCAGCGCGCCGGAGATAGCGTCGCCCTCAGAAGACGCGGTAATGGTGGCCTCACCTGCATCCTCGTTCACCTTGAGGTAAAACTCGGTGCCGGGACGGATATCCTCGGCCGCCATGGGATTGCCCTGCGCATCCACGATGGTGCCGTTATTGGTGGTGATCTTCAGGCCCGCGGCGTTGGTTTTAAAGCTGAGCGGCCCCATCACGCCATTGTCTTCGCGGCGTGCCTTGGAATCGTCGATCTCCACCTCAAGGTCCAAGGTTGAGGTTTCGGCGCGGCCCACGTTTGCCTCGCCGGTCAGGTACTCGAACAGCTTGAACTCCGCGCCCTTGACGGCGGCGTCGCCCGTGTCCAGGCCCTTGTACACGAACTCATCAGCAAGCAGGCTCCAGATCGCGGCTTGGGTTTGCGCGATGGCGGCCTCCGCGGGCAGCTCCTCTGCGGTCACGCCGGCCTTGGTGCGCAGTTCGTCGATAGCGACCGCCGGGTAGCTGTTTGCGGCGATCCAGTTCACCTTGTGCCGGATGCCTTCGTCGGTTTTAAACTTGTTATTGCCGGGGAACTCGTCCCACTTGACTGTTTTTGCGTTTTCGGAGTACACCGCGTTGACGTTGTACTCGATGCAGTACGCCTCACGCGTCGCACCGCCGGACTCGATGTTGAATAGGCGGGTCATGATTCTGCGACCTTCGCCCCAGTTGACCTTGAGGCCCTCAGGCCCCGCGGAAACCTTGACCTGCGCACCCAGTTCCTGCGCGTGCGCCGCCGGCATGACGGTGACCACACCGAGCAGCAGCGTCAGCGCCGAAAGGAATGCGAGTAAATAGCGACTTCTCTGTTGATGTAAAAGCATTATGCCCATCATTCTCGATTAGTAATGTGACACACCACATCACAGCGGATGGTTTTTAAATTGAAAACGGGCACTTCATTGGAAGCTGAAAAACCAACAACTGCGTTAAGAAAATCAACAGCACCACATTTCAAGCCCGCCTCAATCGCCGACGGTAGCACGGGCACTATCACCAACAGCAACCCTTAAGGTGTGCGTCACAGTTTTAATTTTTTCCAAACGATGCCCTTACTACCCGTCTAGCTTGGCAAAAGTCGCTATTTTGCTACATATGTCCAGTAGTGCGCTTCCCCAATACGGGGCTACCCAGTCAGCGCCGTACGCTGGGAAGACAAGGCCAGTTGCACCCCACCCGATACGCAACCCGATTGCGCCAAACCTCGGCCCACACACCGATATTGCTTATCGACGCCCCGCCCATCGCCCTTTGATTTCACCCCAAAGCGCAATAATAAACGCCGCCGCAATCATTATTTTTCACACACCATACATATTGAGATCGCACCGTTTTATTAGGCGCATCGCACCCGTGCTACATCTACATCATTGGTTGGGAAAACGCATTTCCGCTATTT
Proteins encoded:
- a CDS encoding VaFE repeat-containing surface-anchored protein, with amino-acid sequence MLLHQQRSRYLLAFLSALTLLLGVVTVMPAAHAQELGAQVKVSAGPEGLKVNWGEGRRIMTRLFNIESGGATREAYCIEYNVNAVYSENAKTVKWDEFPGNNKFKTDEGIRHKVNWIAANSYPAVAIDELRTKAGVTAEELPAEAAIAQTQAAIWSLLADEFVYKGLDTGDAAVKGAEFKLFEYLTGEANVGRAETSTLDLEVEIDDSKARREDNGVMGPLSFKTNAAGLKITTNNGTIVDAQGNPMAAEDIRPGTEFYLKVNEDAGEATITASSEGDAISGALVVTPKEDGSHGQTLIVTHNDVVRKIEEFVIRWEGTEVHIATSATDQCDADRMLSANGGTIVDVVKYSGLIVGRKYVVKGELMDKETGEGTGIKAEQEFVPEAPDGEVKVEFVVPEGYAGKYLVVFEWAYDENGRLIAEHTDINDRAQTVRVTLVDHDPCGNGGGGGGGVGGYIGSLDFGGDTGSSGGGAAALVTLIAGGLVLGALASSGSADAGSSGSSDPVEEKKSDAPAANQGQGGGAPQGQGGDTKGADPAKTEPGGKGGGAPTAPAAKATPTLANTGASVLWVVAIGLVVTAIGAAFIIVKRRRSNK